From Pseudomonadota bacterium, a single genomic window includes:
- a CDS encoding GGDEF domain-containing protein codes for MDKTVVTVISRTTQRPAAREACLVAIYGHELGKKYNLDAPVVIVGRSSKSDIQIDQDAVSRSHCKIVNDGERVTVYDLGSTNGTYVNDRAIQEHVLTDGEHVKIGRAILKFLSGGNVEHAYHEEIYRLTTVDGLTQVYNRRYFMETLERELSRSQRYARDLSLIMFDIDHFKSVNDSFGHLAGDHVLKHLALAVKAQIRREDVMARYGGEEFAVLLPEIDAESAHRFAEKIRALVEQTTFMFEATAIQVTVSVGVASLTAAIVSADALVKLSDERLYEAKRRGRNFVCSATD; via the coding sequence ATCGACAAGACCGTCGTCACCGTGATCAGTCGGACGACGCAGCGGCCGGCGGCCCGGGAGGCTTGCCTGGTCGCGATCTATGGGCACGAGCTCGGCAAGAAATACAATCTGGATGCGCCCGTGGTGATCGTCGGTCGCTCGTCGAAGAGCGACATCCAGATCGATCAGGATGCCGTCAGTCGCAGCCACTGCAAGATCGTCAATGATGGCGAGCGCGTGACCGTCTACGACCTCGGCAGCACCAATGGCACCTACGTCAACGACCGGGCGATTCAGGAGCACGTGCTGACCGACGGGGAGCACGTCAAGATCGGCCGCGCGATCCTCAAGTTCCTTTCGGGCGGCAATGTCGAGCATGCCTATCACGAGGAGATCTATCGGCTGACGACCGTCGACGGGCTGACCCAGGTCTACAATCGGCGCTACTTCATGGAGACGCTCGAGCGCGAGCTCAGTCGCAGTCAGCGCTATGCGCGCGACCTCTCGTTGATCATGTTCGACATCGACCACTTCAAGAGCGTCAACGATTCCTTCGGCCACCTTGCCGGCGATCACGTGCTGAAGCACCTCGCGCTGGCAGTCAAGGCGCAGATTCGCCGCGAGGACGTGATGGCGCGTTATGGCGGCGAGGAGTTCGCCGTGCTGCTGCCGGAGATCGATGCGGAGAGCGCGCACCGCTTCGCGGAGAAGATCCGGGCGCTGGTCGAGCAGACCACCTTCATGTTCGAGGCGACCGCAATTCAGGTCACCGTCAGCGTCGGTGTAGCCTCGCTCACCGCCGCGATCGTCTCTGCCGATGCGCTGGTAAAGCTATCTGACGAGCGGCTCTACGAGGCCAAGCGGCGCGGGCGAAACTTCGTCTGCAGCGCGACCGACTGA
- a CDS encoding penicillin-binding protein has translation MAYLNRRPAISLVSLLALLLGGALAAHRGHGRAQPLPTLVLSAAPVLPPRPAPDLVGLDPQAAKLQGDQLVQRLPDGRRLAFTLDPNLQQHAESLLREYAIPYGAIVMYELHSGAMLVMAGRAERDSRLGARELCLTPWAPAASVYKLVTASALLSRGVSATTPVCYHGGLRGLEAEHLRDQPRIDRTCHTLADAVAHSINPVIAKLAARHLDRAALLDWSTRFGFNQPIPFELAVTPSQADLPTSELELARTAAGFWHTALSPLHGAVIAGVAASGGLLRWPHLLRDDADASATKRGSSAREVRVLNRTVAARLTAMMKRTTTQGSARRGFVGRAGRLYLPDLPVAGKTGSLARRDPQLDYSWFVGFAPADHPEVAFAVLLANPPRWRIKASTTARLLLQRYLTRRRPRG, from the coding sequence ATGGCCTATTTGAACCGGCGACCCGCGATCAGTCTGGTCTCCCTGCTGGCTCTGCTGCTGGGCGGCGCGCTCGCCGCGCATCGTGGGCACGGCCGCGCGCAGCCGCTGCCGACCCTCGTGCTCAGCGCCGCGCCGGTCTTGCCCCCGCGCCCCGCGCCTGACCTGGTTGGCCTCGACCCGCAAGCTGCCAAGCTCCAAGGCGACCAGCTCGTCCAGCGCCTGCCGGACGGTCGCCGCCTGGCCTTCACGCTCGACCCCAACCTTCAGCAGCACGCCGAGTCGCTCTTGCGCGAGTACGCGATCCCCTATGGCGCCATCGTGATGTACGAGCTGCATAGCGGCGCCATGCTGGTCATGGCGGGCCGCGCCGAGCGCGATTCCCGGCTCGGGGCACGCGAGCTCTGCCTCACGCCGTGGGCCCCCGCGGCCTCGGTCTACAAGCTCGTCACCGCCAGCGCGCTGCTCTCCCGGGGGGTCTCGGCGACGACGCCCGTCTGCTATCACGGCGGACTGCGCGGGCTCGAGGCCGAACACCTGCGTGACCAGCCGCGGATCGACCGCACCTGCCACACGCTGGCCGACGCCGTGGCTCATTCGATCAACCCGGTGATCGCCAAGCTCGCTGCGCGCCACCTCGACCGCGCGGCGCTCCTCGACTGGTCGACGCGCTTCGGCTTCAACCAACCGATCCCCTTCGAGCTCGCGGTGACGCCGAGCCAAGCGGACCTCCCGACGAGCGAGCTCGAGCTGGCGCGCACCGCCGCCGGCTTCTGGCACACCGCGCTCAGCCCGCTGCACGGCGCAGTGATCGCCGGCGTCGCCGCCAGCGGTGGCCTGCTGCGCTGGCCCCACCTGCTGCGAGACGACGCCGACGCGAGCGCCACCAAGCGCGGCTCGAGCGCCCGCGAGGTGCGCGTGCTCAACCGCACTGTAGCGGCCCGCCTGACCGCGATGATGAAGCGCACCACGACCCAGGGCAGCGCCCGTCGGGGCTTCGTTGGCCGCGCCGGACGACTCTACCTGCCGGACCTGCCGGTTGCCGGCAAGACCGGCTCGCTGGCTCGCCGGGACCCCCAGCTGGATTACAGCTGGTTCGTCGGCTTCGCCCCGGCAGACCACCCCGAGGTCGCCTTCGCCGTGCTGCTCGCCAACCCGCCCCGCTGGCGCATCAAGGCCAGCACGACGGCGCGGCTGCTGCTTCAGCGTTACCTCACGCGGCGCCGCCCGCGCGGCTGA
- the phnD gene encoding phosphate/phosphite/phosphonate ABC transporter substrate-binding protein has product MAEQSDETPIPGIEHAAKRLDEQTQEVPLSALLDEKYRLGRLLGEGGMGAVYEAEHTGLGTRVAVKLLNENFVADPRAILRFRREARAAAAIRHENIVAVYDTGTTSQGVPFLVMELLDGESLSAFLRRERATQPTVAAAVTCQLLAGLAAAHASGVIHRDLKPGNILLARMPNGLRVVKILDFGISKFHTDALATDLTAQGAVVGTPRFMSPEQARGEADIDARADLYAVGVLLYRMVTGRLPFGGATQPEVLAAIVNGNLVAPRQLRPSIPEALEHVILKALAGDRAQRYQTAGEFLAELQRAMPEVSAGDPVEITLPSSGDAHEPGARNPSIPALIGVEPSLVTASETPMAREQRRRIESRRRALRAVTAALVVASIAAALWYAARPADSRLIGDARLIVGLRRPGAPLRMGVTQYLPAAELLAEHRPLLQHLVRQLDRPVELRVFEDYVDLAAKLREGQLELAALSAYAYVRAAREGGGLDLLATHVTSGGASYEGYIIARADSPIQRLEDLRGRVFCYTNPASTSGYLYPRAVLRRAGIDPDAAFKATRFMGDHRATLQALYHEVCDGAAVYASIVFDADRHGIPAQQIRILASTDRIPYDAYCTGAKEPAALKQRLRRALLALKAKTPLAERVLRGSGPILGFIAASDADYDSVRQIDRYLDPPRKLDPPRRPATP; this is encoded by the coding sequence ATGGCAGAGCAATCCGACGAGACCCCGATCCCGGGTATCGAGCACGCTGCGAAGCGGCTCGACGAGCAGACCCAGGAGGTGCCGCTCAGCGCGCTGCTCGACGAGAAGTACCGCCTCGGTCGGTTGCTCGGCGAGGGCGGAATGGGCGCGGTCTACGAGGCCGAGCACACCGGGCTGGGCACGCGCGTCGCCGTCAAGCTACTGAACGAGAACTTCGTCGCTGATCCGCGCGCGATCCTGCGCTTTCGTCGCGAGGCCCGCGCCGCGGCGGCGATTCGCCACGAGAACATCGTCGCTGTCTATGACACGGGCACGACCAGCCAGGGCGTGCCCTTCCTCGTGATGGAGCTGCTCGACGGCGAGAGCCTGAGCGCCTTCCTGCGACGCGAACGCGCCACCCAACCGACCGTCGCCGCAGCGGTGACCTGCCAGCTCCTCGCGGGGCTGGCGGCGGCCCATGCGAGTGGGGTGATTCACCGCGACCTCAAGCCCGGCAATATTCTCCTCGCGCGCATGCCCAACGGCCTGCGCGTGGTCAAGATCCTGGACTTCGGGATCTCGAAGTTCCACACCGACGCGCTGGCCACGGACCTCACGGCGCAGGGCGCCGTCGTCGGTACGCCCCGCTTCATGTCCCCCGAGCAGGCCCGTGGCGAGGCCGACATCGATGCACGCGCCGACCTCTATGCCGTTGGCGTGCTGCTCTACCGCATGGTGACCGGACGCTTGCCCTTCGGCGGAGCCACCCAACCGGAGGTGCTGGCGGCGATCGTCAACGGCAACCTCGTGGCGCCGCGACAGCTTCGACCCAGCATTCCTGAGGCCTTGGAGCATGTGATCCTGAAGGCCCTGGCCGGCGATCGCGCGCAGCGCTATCAGACGGCCGGCGAGTTTCTCGCTGAGCTGCAGCGCGCGATGCCCGAGGTCAGCGCCGGAGATCCGGTCGAGATCACGCTCCCGAGCTCGGGCGACGCTCATGAGCCTGGGGCCCGCAACCCCTCGATCCCCGCGCTGATCGGCGTCGAGCCCTCTCTGGTCACCGCCAGCGAGACGCCGATGGCGCGGGAGCAGCGGCGACGAATCGAGAGCCGACGCCGGGCTCTGCGCGCCGTGACCGCCGCGCTCGTCGTGGCCTCGATCGCCGCGGCGCTCTGGTATGCGGCGCGGCCGGCCGACAGCCGCCTGATCGGGGATGCGCGGCTGATCGTCGGGCTGCGCCGACCCGGCGCGCCCTTGCGGATGGGCGTCACGCAGTATCTGCCGGCGGCTGAGCTGCTGGCAGAACACCGGCCCTTGCTGCAGCATCTCGTGCGCCAGCTCGACCGTCCCGTCGAGCTGCGCGTCTTCGAGGACTACGTCGACCTCGCCGCCAAGCTGCGTGAAGGGCAGTTGGAGCTCGCCGCGCTTTCGGCCTACGCCTACGTGCGCGCGGCGCGCGAAGGCGGCGGGCTCGACCTGCTCGCGACGCACGTCACCTCCGGCGGCGCCTCCTACGAGGGATACATCATCGCCCGCGCGGATTCGCCGATTCAGCGGCTCGAGGACCTGCGCGGCCGCGTCTTCTGCTACACGAATCCGGCCTCGACCTCCGGCTACCTCTACCCGCGCGCGGTGCTACGACGCGCCGGCATCGACCCCGATGCGGCCTTCAAGGCGACGCGCTTCATGGGCGACCACCGAGCGACCTTGCAGGCTCTCTATCACGAGGTCTGCGACGGCGCGGCCGTCTACGCCAGCATCGTCTTCGACGCCGACCGCCACGGCATCCCGGCGCAACAGATCCGCATCCTGGCGAGCACCGACCGCATTCCCTACGACGCCTACTGCACGGGCGCCAAGGAGCCGGCCGCGCTGAAGCAACGCCTGCGCCGAGCCCTGCTGGCGCTGAAGGCCAAGACCCCGCTGGCGGAGCGCGTGCTGCGCGGCAGCGGGCCGATCCTCGGGTTCATCGCCGCCAGCGACGCCGACTACGACTCCGTACGCCAGATCGACCGCTACCTCGATCCGCCCCGCAAGCTCGATCCACCGCGTCGGCCAGCGACGCCCTGA
- a CDS encoding MATE family efflux transporter, which translates to MSAARPTDLLAARQTGAAATGAATDAATGAATVASSLLAGGTTRQRVRQILALALPIIGGMASQNLLNLIDTVMVGRLGSPALAAVGLGSMVNWLASAFFMAMGSGVQALASRRTGQDDARGAVDPLHAALLLALVVVVPVSLLLARQSAWIFARLSHDPAVQSLGADYLAIRLSGAGLLVANFAFRGYWNGVGRSTVYLRTVLVIHAVNIGLNGLLIYGTLGFPRLGVRGAAYASVLGAAVGTASYCLRAWRLARAHGFLQAVGGSARRALRGVLRLSVPTGVQNTFLSAGFVLFYRLAGQLGTRELAISNVLLQLAMVCLLPSVGFGLAAATMVGVSLGGGQRGQATQWVRTAVAVAMVAIVLPAGALVLLPRLWLATLLNDPAAAALGVLPLVMLGLVQPFDAVGSVLSQSLLGAGAVRAVMLLSVTLQWGLFLPGAYLWSVVAGRGLAGLWLAFVLWRSCYALAMVALFRRGRWAEIAL; encoded by the coding sequence TTGAGCGCAGCGCGACCGACCGACCTGCTTGCCGCACGCCAGACGGGAGCCGCAGCGACCGGCGCGGCGACCGACGCGGCGACCGGCGCGGCGACCGTGGCGTCGTCGCTGCTCGCCGGCGGAACAACGCGTCAGCGGGTGCGCCAGATCTTGGCGTTGGCGCTGCCGATCATCGGCGGCATGGCCAGCCAGAACCTGCTGAACCTGATCGACACGGTGATGGTCGGACGGCTCGGATCGCCCGCGCTGGCCGCCGTTGGCCTCGGCAGCATGGTCAACTGGCTTGCCTCGGCGTTCTTCATGGCGATGGGGAGCGGCGTCCAGGCGCTGGCGTCCAGGCGCACGGGTCAGGACGACGCGCGCGGCGCGGTCGACCCGCTGCATGCGGCGCTGCTCTTGGCGCTCGTCGTGGTCGTCCCCGTCTCGCTCTTGTTGGCGCGGCAGTCAGCGTGGATCTTCGCCAGGCTGTCGCATGACCCCGCGGTGCAGTCCCTCGGCGCCGACTACCTGGCGATTCGGCTCTCGGGCGCGGGCTTGCTCGTCGCCAACTTCGCCTTCCGCGGCTACTGGAACGGCGTCGGCCGCAGCACGGTCTACCTACGCACGGTGCTCGTGATTCACGCCGTGAACATTGGGCTCAACGGCCTGTTGATCTACGGCACGCTCGGCTTCCCGCGGCTCGGCGTCCGTGGTGCGGCCTACGCCTCGGTGCTCGGCGCGGCGGTCGGCACAGCGTCGTATTGCTTGCGCGCCTGGCGCCTGGCCCGCGCCCATGGGTTCTTGCAGGCCGTCGGCGGCAGCGCCCGTCGCGCGCTGCGGGGGGTGCTACGGCTCTCGGTCCCGACGGGCGTCCAGAACACCTTCCTGTCCGCCGGCTTCGTCCTCTTCTATCGCCTGGCGGGACAGCTCGGCACGCGCGAGCTGGCGATCTCGAATGTGCTGCTCCAGCTGGCGATGGTCTGCCTGCTGCCGAGCGTCGGCTTTGGCCTCGCGGCGGCGACGATGGTGGGTGTATCGCTCGGCGGCGGGCAGCGTGGCCAGGCGACGCAGTGGGTGCGGACCGCGGTCGCGGTGGCGATGGTCGCGATAGTCCTGCCCGCGGGCGCCTTGGTGCTGCTGCCGCGGCTCTGGCTCGCTACGCTGCTCAACGACCCTGCGGCGGCCGCGCTCGGGGTCTTGCCCTTGGTGATGCTCGGGCTGGTCCAGCCCTTCGACGCCGTCGGGTCCGTGCTGTCGCAGTCGCTGCTGGGGGCGGGCGCGGTGCGCGCGGTGATGCTGCTGAGCGTCACGCTCCAGTGGGGCTTGTTCCTCCCCGGAGCCTATCTCTGGTCGGTGGTCGCCGGTCGCGGCCTGGCCGGGCTGTGGTTGGCCTTCGTCCTCTGGCGCTCGTGCTACGCGCTGGCGATGGTGGCGCTCTTCCGGCGCGGTCGGTGGGCTGAGATCGCCCTCTGA